Proteins encoded together in one Miscanthus floridulus cultivar M001 chromosome 16, ASM1932011v1, whole genome shotgun sequence window:
- the LOC136513286 gene encoding uncharacterized protein codes for MDGKNFSNKQQAEQKNPDAVTDSVPSQSQEALNPFPDSDDGNTSPFNGHEADVNMEAAISTEDVIRAGGFGAKDDIGSLLPTAIDSTDFEASLRDARDFEGEEEAPAHPGLGRKGEKADDGSKLSSVAQLQPSENLLFCHMCLESFLAYELFVTMFCV; via the coding sequence ATGGATGGGAAGAACTTCAGCAATAAACAGCAAgctgaacaaaagaacccggatgcAGTGACAGACAGTGTTCCAAGCCAATCTCAAGAGGCCTTGAATCCGTTTCCAGATTCAGATGATGGAAACACCAGTCCGTTCAATGGCCATGAAGCTGATGTGAACATGGAAGCTGCCATCTCGACCGAGGACGTCATACGAGCTGGTGGGTTCGGAGCGAAGGACGACATTGGTAGCCTCCTCCCGACAGCAATTGATTCTACCGATTTCGAGGCCTCGCTGCGGGACGCCCGCGATTTCGAAGGCGAGGAAGAGGCGCCAGCACATCCTGGACTAGGACGGAAGGGGGAGAAGGCTGATGATGGAAGCAAACTGTCTTCTGTAGCCCAGCTCCAGCCTTCAGAAAACCTTCTTTTCTGCCATATGTGTCTGGAGAGCTTCCTTGCGTATGAACTTTTTGTCACAATGTTTTGTGTGTAA
- the LOC136513725 gene encoding putative glucan endo-1,3-beta-glucosidase GVI isoform X1, translated as MTACGGGARMTAAAAAATMRMAAPWVIACSFLLSLATFQGAEGAIGVNYGMVANNLPAPEQVISMYKAKNINYVRLFHPDTSVLNALRGSGIGVVLGTLNEDLPRLASVPSYAASWVATNVQPFAGTVQFRYINAGNEVIPGDTAAQVLPAMQNLESALRSAGVTGVPVTTAVATSVLGTSYPPSQGAFSEAAAPVMAPIVSYLSSRGAPLLVNVYPYFAYSGSGGQVALGYALLSADAGGAVSSVTDGGVVYTNMFDAIVDATHAAVEKAGVQGLELVVSETGWPSGGGGDGATVENAAAYNNNVVRHVGGGTPRRPGKAVETYLFAMFNENGKAEGVEQHFGLFQPDMSEVYHVDFTAGSS; from the exons ATGACGGCGTGcggtggtggtgcgaggatgACGGCTGCCGCTGCCGCGGCGACGATGAGGATGGCTGCGCCATGGGTTATTGCCTGCAGcttcttgctctccttggcaacCTTCCAGG GAGCTGAGGGTGCGATTGGCGTGAACTACGGCATGGTCGCCAACAACCTGCCGGCGCCGGAGCAGGTGATCTCCATGTACAAGGCCAAGAACATCAACTACGTGCGGCTGTTCCACCCGGACACGTCCGTGCTGAACGCGCTCCGCGGCTCCGGCATCGGCGTCGTCCTGGGCACGCTGAACGAGGACCTCCCGCGCCTGGCGTCCGTCCCATCCTACGCCGCGTCGTGGGTGGCCACCAACGTGCAGCCCTTCGCGGGCACCGTCCAGTTCCGGTACATCAACGCCGGCAACGAGGTCATCCCGGGGGACACCGCAGCGCAGGTGCTCCCGGCCATGCAGAACCTGGAGTCGGCGCTCCGGTCCGCGGGGGTCACGGGAGTCCCCGTCACGACGGCCGTGGCCACGAGCGTGCTCGGCACGTCGTACCCGCCGTCCCAGGGCGCCTTCTCCGAGGCGGCCGCGCCGGTGATGGCGCCCATCGTGTCGTACCTGTCGTCCAGGGGCGCGCCGCTGCTGGTGAACGTGTACCCGTACTTCGCCTACTCGGGCAGCGGCGGGCAGGTGGCGCTCGGGTACGCGCTGCTGTCGGCGGACGCCGGCGGCGCGGTGTCGTCGGTGACGGACGGCGGGGTGGTGTACACCAACATGTTCGACGCGATCGTGGACGCGACGCACGCGGCGGTGGAGAAGGCCGGGGTGCAGGGGCTGGAGCTGGTGGTGTCGGAGACCGGGTGGccgtcgggcggcggcggcgacggcgccacCGTGGAGAACGCGGCGGCGTACAACAACAACGTGGTGCGGCACGTCGGCGGCGGCACCCCGCGGCGGCCCGGGAAGGCCGTGGAGACGTACCTGTTCGCCATGTTCAACGAGAACGGCAAGGCCGAGGGCGTGGAGCAGCACTTCGGCCTCTTCCAGCCGGACATGAGCGAGGTCTACCACGTCGACTTCACGGCGGGTTCTTCCTAG
- the LOC136513725 gene encoding putative glucan endo-1,3-beta-glucosidase GVI isoform X2, whose product MVANNLPAPEQVISMYKAKNINYVRLFHPDTSVLNALRGSGIGVVLGTLNEDLPRLASVPSYAASWVATNVQPFAGTVQFRYINAGNEVIPGDTAAQVLPAMQNLESALRSAGVTGVPVTTAVATSVLGTSYPPSQGAFSEAAAPVMAPIVSYLSSRGAPLLVNVYPYFAYSGSGGQVALGYALLSADAGGAVSSVTDGGVVYTNMFDAIVDATHAAVEKAGVQGLELVVSETGWPSGGGGDGATVENAAAYNNNVVRHVGGGTPRRPGKAVETYLFAMFNENGKAEGVEQHFGLFQPDMSEVYHVDFTAGSS is encoded by the coding sequence ATGGTCGCCAACAACCTGCCGGCGCCGGAGCAGGTGATCTCCATGTACAAGGCCAAGAACATCAACTACGTGCGGCTGTTCCACCCGGACACGTCCGTGCTGAACGCGCTCCGCGGCTCCGGCATCGGCGTCGTCCTGGGCACGCTGAACGAGGACCTCCCGCGCCTGGCGTCCGTCCCATCCTACGCCGCGTCGTGGGTGGCCACCAACGTGCAGCCCTTCGCGGGCACCGTCCAGTTCCGGTACATCAACGCCGGCAACGAGGTCATCCCGGGGGACACCGCAGCGCAGGTGCTCCCGGCCATGCAGAACCTGGAGTCGGCGCTCCGGTCCGCGGGGGTCACGGGAGTCCCCGTCACGACGGCCGTGGCCACGAGCGTGCTCGGCACGTCGTACCCGCCGTCCCAGGGCGCCTTCTCCGAGGCGGCCGCGCCGGTGATGGCGCCCATCGTGTCGTACCTGTCGTCCAGGGGCGCGCCGCTGCTGGTGAACGTGTACCCGTACTTCGCCTACTCGGGCAGCGGCGGGCAGGTGGCGCTCGGGTACGCGCTGCTGTCGGCGGACGCCGGCGGCGCGGTGTCGTCGGTGACGGACGGCGGGGTGGTGTACACCAACATGTTCGACGCGATCGTGGACGCGACGCACGCGGCGGTGGAGAAGGCCGGGGTGCAGGGGCTGGAGCTGGTGGTGTCGGAGACCGGGTGGccgtcgggcggcggcggcgacggcgccacCGTGGAGAACGCGGCGGCGTACAACAACAACGTGGTGCGGCACGTCGGCGGCGGCACCCCGCGGCGGCCCGGGAAGGCCGTGGAGACGTACCTGTTCGCCATGTTCAACGAGAACGGCAAGGCCGAGGGCGTGGAGCAGCACTTCGGCCTCTTCCAGCCGGACATGAGCGAGGTCTACCACGTCGACTTCACGGCGGGTTCTTCCTAG
- the LOC136511083 gene encoding protein MICRORCHIDIA 6-like codes for MDPISLRKCMTAASPNRKTPDSIGQNGKGFRAGISYLGASTIVFSRHVHTSTPTQSIGMCVAHNAHLANQIEIPMVHYEYDPVTGETTRYEREPGQFSINMSMLLKLSPYNSEEELLQNFNDIGPHGTKIIVFNLLRSTKGDLDLDFDTDTKFNNSSLLIAGY; via the exons ATGGATCCTATTTCTCTAAGGAAATGCATGACTGCTGCAAGTCCAAATAGGAAGACGCCTGATTCAATTGGGCAGA ATGGGAAAGGATTCAGGGCTGGCATAAGCTACCTTGGTGCGAGTACTATTGTTTTCAGCCGTCACGTGCATACCAG TACCCCTACTCAATCCATTGGTATGTGTGTGGCACATAATGCTCATTTGGCAAATCAAATCGAAATACCCATG GTGCATTACGAATACGATCCGGTGACAGGTGAAACCACAAGATATGAACGCGAGCCAGGGCAGTTCTCTATCAATATGTCAATGCTGCTGAAATTGTCGCCCTACAATTCAGAGGAAGAGCTGCTACAAAAT TTTAATGACATCGGTCCACATGGaacaaaaatcattgtgttcaacCTGTTACGCAGCACTAAAGGCGACTTGGATCTCGACTTCGACACTGACACGAAG TTCAACAATTCCTCCTTGCTTATTGCAGGATATTAG